The proteins below are encoded in one region of Syntrophorhabdus sp.:
- a CDS encoding 2-amino-4-hydroxy-6-hydroxymethyldihydropteridine diphosphokinase, giving the protein ELHRRRFAIVPLIEIDPGLIHPALKKPLSGFLTDIPPGQQVTRLEGINYGEE; this is encoded by the coding sequence GGGAACTCCACCGCAGAAGGTTCGCCATAGTCCCCCTTATAGAGATAGACCCCGGCCTCATCCACCCCGCCCTCAAGAAACCCTTGAGCGGCTTCCTCACAGACATCCCCCCCGGCCAGCAGGTGACGCGCCTCGAGGGGATA